The genomic region CCATTGACATCCctaatgaggaaagagaacaggtttgtttgggatgagagttgtgagaaggctttCTTGACCCTTAAAGAGCGCCTAACCACAACTCCTATCCTTACTTTGCCAGATGGGAATGATAACTTCGAACtgtatactgatgcttccaagaaagggttggggtgtgtgttgatgcagaacgggaaggtaatcgcgtacgcttctcgacaattgaagacctatgaggagaattaccctacccatgatctagagttgggagcCGTGGTGTTTGCTCTTAAGTTGTGGCGACATTATCTCTATGGAGCGACTttcaaggtattttctgatcacaagagcctgaagtatatctatactcagaaggagctaaacatgagacagaggagatggatcgagttgattggcgactatgacatggacttaccctatcatgaagggaaagcgaatgacgtagccgatgctttgagtcggaAGTCTATCCATGCCCTGATCAGTGCCAGATCCAGGGTGAGGATGCTTGGTAAGCTAAGGAAGATGGGGATTTACATGATCCGACGAGGTGAGACCATTGGAGATATGACAGTTGAGCCGGAGTTGTACGAGGAGATTCGAGAGCTACAGAAAGAGGATGCTAGAATTCAGAAATGGCGCAATGCGGTAGAGCAGGCAGGTGCATAACCTTACTCTAAATTCAGTATTCAttcagatgggagcttgaggtttggACAGAGGTGGTGTGTGCCGGCTAACGAGGAAGCGAAGAAGAAAATTCTTACTGAGGCACATGCTACTCCTTATTCTGTACATCCTGGAGGGGATAAGTTATACAAGGATCTCAAgaagacgttctggtggcctaatatgaagaaggaAGTCGCTGAGTTCGtgtctcgatgtttgacatgccagagggtGAAGGGTGAACATAAGAGACCGCAGGGAAAAGTTCAGCCGCTAGatgtgccagagtggaagtgggagagtaTATCCATGGACTTCATCGTCGGGTTGCCTCGGACTCAaagaggtaacaacatgatttgggtgatcgtcgacaggttgaccaagtcagctcactttattcccttgaaagatacttggagtaaggctgAGTTGGCTAAGGCTTATGTTCAGTACGTGGTAAAGTTGCATGGTGTGCCTAAAGATATCGTCTCCGACAGAGATTCCAGGTTTCTATCCAAGTTCTGGCAGGAATTGCAGTCATTGATGGGTACTCAActgaagatgagcaccgcttttcatcctgctactgacggtcagacagagaggactattcagaccctcgaggatatgttgagagcttgtgttctAGAGTTTGGCAGATCTTGGGAGGACAGACTGgggttgatcgagttttcttacaacaacagttatcacgctagcattgggatggcaccattcGAGGCACTTTATGGTAGGAAATGcaggagtcctgtgtgttgggatgatcgatcTGACGCTGTCGTTTTGGGGCCAGAGATGattcaggagatggttgaacaggtacagattattaggcaaaagatgagagcttcCCAGGACAGACAGAAGAGCTATCGACACTAGGAGAAGTGACATTTCTTTCGAGGTGGGAGAGAAAGTACTACTCAAAGTGTCGCCGATGAAGGGAGTTATGAGGTTCGGGAAGCGAGGAAAGCTGAGTCAGAAattcatcggaccttatgagattttggacagagttggagaggtggcataccgtttagctttgccaccagcgttagccagagttcacaatgtctttcatgtttcccaGTTGCGGAGGTACTTgagcgatccatcacatgtgttgagTCCAGAGGTGATCGAGGTGGATGAGCAGTTGTCCAATTGGAGACACCTAAGGAGATTTTGgacaggaaagtgaggaagaccaGGAATGGAGAGACAGCTTTGGTGAAAGTTTTGT from Silene latifolia isolate original U9 population chromosome 3, ASM4854445v1, whole genome shotgun sequence harbors:
- the LOC141649258 gene encoding uncharacterized protein LOC141649258, encoding MWDRESETPRISDIPVVRDFEGVFPEEIPGLPPKRDVDFSIDLKPGAGPISKPPYRMGPKEMEELKKQLDELAEKGYIRPSVSPWGAPVLFIKKKDGSLRLARSRVRMLGKLRKMGIYMIRRGETIGDMTVEPELYEEIRELQKEDARIQKWRNAVEQADGSLRFGQRWCVPANEEAKKKILTEAHATPYSVHPGGDKLYKDLKKTFWWPNMKKEVAEFVSRCLTCQRVKGEHKRPQGKVQPLDVPEWKWESISMDFIVGLPRTQRDTWSKAELAKAYVQYVVKLHGVPKDIVSDRDSRKCRSPVCWDDRSDAVVLGPEMIQEMVEQLRRYLSDPSHVLSPEVIEVDEQLSNWRHLRRFWTGK